The following is a genomic window from Terriglobia bacterium.
CGGGTAATTTGAAATTGGTAATTGAAGAGCTCGAATCCACCGGCTTTCAATTTACCCAATTACCAAATTACTCACTTACCAATTCTCCGGGATCCTTCGCGCTTCGCGCTCAGGATAATCGCTGCGGGCTCAGACGCCCGCAAAACGCGATCACTTCGCTCCGGTCTTGCCAACCTTCTTCTTCAGCCGCTCGCCCGCATAGCGAATGCCCTTCTGCTTGTAAGGGTCCGGCGGACGCAGGGACCGCATTTCCGCCGCGGCCTGACCTACCTTCTGGCGGTCAATCCCGCTGACCGTCAGTTTGGTCTGCTTGGGGTCCAGCGCCGCGGTAATGCCGGTCGGCAGCGGATACTCAATGGGATGCGAATACCCCAGCGTGAACACCACGGTGTTCTTGCCCTTGAGCTCCGCGCGATACCCAATGCCCACAATCTCCAGTTCCTTGGTCCAGCCCTTGGTCACGCCTTCCACCGCGTTGTTCACCAGGGCGCGCGCCAGCCCGTGCACGGCCGCGTGCTCGTCATTGTCGCGGACCACCTGAATGTTCCCGTCGGCCTGCTGCAACTTCACGCCCACCGGCAGGTGCGTCTGCACCTGGCCCTTGGGGCCGTTGACGATCACCGTGTTGCCCTTCACTTCAAACTTCACTCCCTGAGGGAGCGGGATCGGCTTTTTTCCGATTCGAGACATTGCTTGTAGTCCTTCTCTCTTTAGCGAGTCCTTCAAGCCGCTTGCCGGCCGAATTCCACGCTGGTTACCAGCGGCTAGCAACTAGCGGCTAGCTTCTAGCCAAATCTGCTTCTCTCCAGCGGCTAGCTGCTAGTGGCTAGTCGCTTGGTAACTGCGCTTCGCGCAGCTACCATACTTCGCACAACAGTTCGCCGCCCACGCCTTCTTTGCGCGCTTTGCGGCCGGTCATCACGCCTTTCGGCGTAGTGAGGATGTTGATCCCCAGCCCGCCCAGCACGCGGGGAATATCGTTGCGGCCCACGTACACGCGGCAACCCGGCCGCGAGATGCGCTGCAGGTTGGAGATGGCGGCGGCATTGTCCGGACCGTACTTCAAGTAGATCCGCAGGACCTTGCGGCCGTCTTCTTCCGTCGCCTTGAAATTGGCGATGTAGCCTTCTTCCTTCAAAATGCGCGCGATCTCCAGCTTGAGCTTGGAGGAGGGCACATCTAGCTTCTGGTGCCGCGCGCCCAGTGAATTGCGGATGCGCGCCAGCAAATCTGCGACCGGATCGGTCAAACTCATCTTCGTTCATCTCCTCTTATCGTCACCCGTTCGTCCCCCGGCCTGCCGGGGGAAACCTGCGGTGACGTGAAACCCAGCAATTAGCAGTTAGCCATTAGCCTGATCTTCGTGGAACCTGGCACCTTGCATAACCTGAGCGCGAACTAGCCAATTGCCAATTGCTATTACCAACTCGACTTCGAAACCCCGGGAATCTCGCCCTTCAGCGCCAGACCGCGGAAGCACAAGCGGCACAGTCCGAACTTGCGCAGGAAAGCCCGCGGCCGCCCGCAAATCGAACAGCGGTTGCGGTGCTGCGTGGAGAACTTGGGTTTCTTGTTCGTCTTGGCGATCTTTGCTGTTGTAGCCATCTTGTCCTTATTAGCAATTAGCATTCAGCAATTGGCAATTAGCTAAAGCCTCTTTTCATTGAGGGCCCTGCAAAGCTGCCGGTTGCGTATTGCCGATTGCCTCCTTCTTCAAATTCAAACCAGACTGCACGTGGGCCAGATTCCAGACTGCTTCTTTGCCACCACGCTTGAGCTAGTTGCTAATTGCTAATTGCTAGCTGCTAGCTGGCAACTCCTGTTGCCCGGAACGGCATTCCCATATGTTTCAGCAGGGCCAGCGCCTGGTTGTCATCGCGGGCCGTGGTGACAATGGTCACGTTCATGCCTTTCAGCTTGTCCACCTTGGCGTAATCAATTTCCGGAAAGATTAACTGGTCGCGCAGTCCCAGCGTGTAATTGCCGCGGCCGTCAAACGACTTGGTGGAAACGCCGCGGAAGTCGCGCACGCGGGGCAGCGCGATGTTGATCAGCCGGTCCATAAATTCGTACATGCGGTCGCCGCGCAAGGTCACCATGGCGCCAATGGACATGCCTTCACGCACCTTAAACGCCGCAATGGACTTCTTGGCCTTGGTCACCACCGGCTTCTGCCCGGTGATTTCGCCCAGGTCGCGCACCAGCGGGTCCAGCATCTTGGTGTTCTGCGTGGCCTCGCCCACACCCATATTCACCACGACCTTGTGCAGCCGCGGCACGGCCATGGGGTTCTTCAATCCCAGTTCCTTGGCCAGCGCCGGAGCAATTTCCTTTTGAAACTTTTCTCTCAGCCGTGCTGTCGTTTTCGTCGCCATTGCTTTTTTGTTCTGCCTTTCTCACGGTTTCCGGGTTTACGGGTTCGTGAGTGTTGCCGGAAGCCGTTAGCTACTAGCCACAAGCTTCTAGCCTTAATTCTTGAAAACTTGACCTTTCTTCAATCAACCAGCAGCGCAAATTAATCGCGATGCCGTTATTGCCGCTTTTTCCTAGCAGCTAGCGCCTAGCCGCTAGCAGCTACTTGGTTTTGTCCAGCGTCGCGTCGCAGCGCTTGCAGACCCGAACTCTTTTGCTGCCGTCCATGCGATGTCCCACGCGCGACGGCCCGCAGCTGGGGCAAACCACCATCACGTTGGAAATCGAGATGGGCGATTCCTGCTCGGCGATGCCGCCCTTGATGTTGCGCTGCGGATTCGGCCGGACGTTCTTTTTCACCATCATCACGTGCTCTACCAGGACTTTTCTTTCGTCCGGAAACACGCCCAGCACGCGGCCTTGTTTGCCCTTGTCGCGCCCGGTGATTACCTTCACCTGGTCGTTGCGCTTGATGTCAATTCTTGTATGCATGTTTTACCCTTCAACTCGTCCGCTGGCGTGCTCGCCTGCCTTCCATTTCTCCAAGTCCCTCTTATCAGCGCCCTCTCTTACAGAACTTCAGGCGCCAGAGAGACAATCTTCAAAAACTTCTTCTCGCGCAGTTCGCGGGCCACCGGACCGAAAACGCGCGTTCCGCGCGGCTCGCCCGTATCGTCAATCAGCACGGCGGCGTTCTGGTCAAAGCGGATATAGGTGCCGTCGCGGCGGCGATGCTCCTTGCGCTGGCGTACGATCACGCACTTGACCACCGTGCCCTTCTTGACGGCACCGTCCGGCGAGGCTTCCTTCACCGCCGCGGTGACCACGTCGCCCAGGCTGGCGTTCAAGCCGGTGTGCCCGCCCAGCGGCAGAATCATCTGCAGGCGGCGCGCGCCGCTGTTATCGGCCACGTCCAAAATACTTCTCATCATGACTGCCATATTCAATTCCCCGTTTCCAGGAGAGCGACGAAACCTCTGCCGATCTCATCCCTCTGAAATTCTCGTCGAGCCATTAGCTCTTGGCCGTTGGCTTTTAGCCCTTAGCCCTTGCCTCTTGACTAGTGGCCCTTGATCCCACACTCGCTGTCCCAGAAGACAACGGCTAGTTGCTAGTTGCTAGCTGCTAGCTGCTAGCTGCTAGCTACTTCCTCGCCCGCCACCAGCTTGGCCCGCTGGATGATGTTCTTCAGCTTCCAGCGCTTCAAGCGCGACATGGGCCGCGTCTCTTCAATCTCCACCGTGTCGCCCACCCGCGCCGTGTTCTGCTCGTCATGCGCGTAAAACTTCTTGGCCTTGGCGACCACGCGGCGGTACAGGGGATGCGCCTTCTTCATGATCACCTGGACCACAATGGTCTTGTTCATCTTGTTGGACACGACCAAGCCGATCTTGGTGGCGCGACGGCCCGGCTTCTTGGTTGCGGCTGCTGTCTCTGCCATTACTTCTTCCTCGCTTTAGCTGCGGGCTTCGCGGCTTTGCTTTTGCTTGCGGACTTGGCCGCGGCTTTCGCTTTGGTCTTGGCCGAGGCCGCCACCGCGGGTGCGGTCTCCGCCGCCGCTGCCGGCGACGCCTTGGCGACCGCATGATGCGCGTGCGTCACACCCAGTTGCTTTTCCCGAACCAGCGTCTTGATGCGGGCCACGTCCTTGCGCAACCCGCGAATCTTCTTCAGACTCTCGGTCTGCCCCATCTTGAGCTGGAACTTCAAGCGGAAAAGCTGGTCGTTCAGCTCCCGCTGCTGGTGCTGCATCTCGGCGTCGGTCAAATTCCTGAGTTTGTCTGCATCCATAAAAGTTCTTCTCGTTGTTCCTTAGGGCCCCACAATCCCTTCGATTTCGCTTAGGGTGCTGCGCCCTCTTGCTCTGGCTAGTTGCTAAGTGCCAATTGCTAATTGCTGTTCTTAATGCGCGTCCGTGCGGGCCACAAATTTTGTCCTCAGCCCCAGTTTGTGCGACGCCAGCCGCAACGCTTCCATGGCGTCCGTGCGGGTCACGCCTTCCATCTCAAACAGCACTTTCCCGGGACGAACCACGGCCACCCAATGGTCGGGCGCTCCCTTGCCTTTGCCCATACGGGTTTCAGCCGGCTTCTTGGTCACCGGCTTGTCGGGGAACAGACGGACCCATATCTTGCCACCGCGCTTGACGAAGCGCGTCATGGCCACACGGCTGGCTTCAATCTGCCGGTCGGTCACCCAGCCCGGCTCCATGACTTTCAATCCATAGTCGCCAAACGACAGCTCGCCGCCGCGCCAGGCTTTGCCGCGCATGCGTCCGCGCTGCTGCTTGCGGTACTTAACTTTTTTCGGCATTAACATGATGTCAATTCCTTCTATACCGCTAAAGGCTCACTTTCAGCCTTTAGCACTTGGCCATTAGCCTTAAGCCCCCTGCACCCTGTGGCCCTCTTCGACCATCGATCAATCGCTCAAGGCTAAGTGCTAATGGCTAAAGGCTGCTTTCCTAGAATGCTCCCGCCCCCGCGCGTTCCGGCTGGCGCTTCTTCTGCGGCAGAATATCGCCGCGATAGATCCATACCTTCACGCCGATCACGCCGTACGTCGTGCGGGCTTCCGAGAATCCATAGTCAATGTCCGCGCGCAGGGTATGCAGCGGCAAACGGCCCTGCAAGTACCATTCCGAACGCGCGATTTCATTGCCGTTCAGCCGTCCCGACACGCGGACCTTGATGCCTTTGCAGCCGAAGCGCAGCGCCGAATCCACGCTCTTGCGCATCGCCCGGCGGAAGCCCACGCGCTTTTCCAGTTGCAGCGCGATGGATTCGGACACCAGTTGCGCGTCCAGTTCCGGCTTGTGCACTTCCTGGATGTCAATGAACACGTCGCGCGCCGTCCGCTTCTGCAGCTCCAGCTTGAGCTTGTCAATCTCCGCGCCTTTGCGGCCGATGATGATTCCCGGACGCGCCGTGCGGATGATGATGCGCAGCTTGTTGCCCGGACGCTCAATCTCCACCGAGCTCACGCCCGCGGACTTGAGCTTTTCCCGCAGCTCGTCCTTCAGCTTCACGTCTTCCAGCAGCAGCTTGTCGTAATCCCGCTCCACGAACCAGCGCGACCGCCAGGGTTTGGTGTATCCCAGGCGAAATCCGTATGGATGGACCTTCTGTCCCATTTTGTTC
Proteins encoded in this region:
- the rplF gene encoding 50S ribosomal protein L6, whose amino-acid sequence is MSRIGKKPIPLPQGVKFEVKGNTVIVNGPKGQVQTHLPVGVKLQQADGNIQVVRDNDEHAAVHGLARALVNNAVEGVTKGWTKELEIVGIGYRAELKGKNTVVFTLGYSHPIEYPLPTGITAALDPKQTKLTVSGIDRQKVGQAAAEMRSLRPPDPYKQKGIRYAGERLKKKVGKTGAK
- the rpsH gene encoding 30S ribosomal protein S8; translated protein: MSLTDPVADLLARIRNSLGARHQKLDVPSSKLKLEIARILKEEGYIANFKATEEDGRKVLRIYLKYGPDNAAAISNLQRISRPGCRVYVGRNDIPRVLGGLGINILTTPKGVMTGRKARKEGVGGELLCEVW
- a CDS encoding type Z 30S ribosomal protein S14 yields the protein MATTAKIAKTNKKPKFSTQHRNRCSICGRPRAFLRKFGLCRLCFRGLALKGEIPGVSKSSW
- the rplE gene encoding 50S ribosomal protein L5, which gives rise to MATKTTARLREKFQKEIAPALAKELGLKNPMAVPRLHKVVVNMGVGEATQNTKMLDPLVRDLGEITGQKPVVTKAKKSIAAFKVREGMSIGAMVTLRGDRMYEFMDRLINIALPRVRDFRGVSTKSFDGRGNYTLGLRDQLIFPEIDYAKVDKLKGMNVTIVTTARDDNQALALLKHMGMPFRATGVAS
- the rplX gene encoding 50S ribosomal protein L24, whose protein sequence is MHTRIDIKRNDQVKVITGRDKGKQGRVLGVFPDERKVLVEHVMMVKKNVRPNPQRNIKGGIAEQESPISISNVMVVCPSCGPSRVGHRMDGSKRVRVCKRCDATLDKTK
- the rplN gene encoding 50S ribosomal protein L14; the protein is MAVMMRSILDVADNSGARRLQMILPLGGHTGLNASLGDVVTAAVKEASPDGAVKKGTVVKCVIVRQRKEHRRRDGTYIRFDQNAAVLIDDTGEPRGTRVFGPVARELREKKFLKIVSLAPEVL
- the rpsQ gene encoding 30S ribosomal protein S17; translated protein: MAETAAATKKPGRRATKIGLVVSNKMNKTIVVQVIMKKAHPLYRRVVAKAKKFYAHDEQNTARVGDTVEIEETRPMSRLKRWKLKNIIQRAKLVAGEEVASS
- the rpmC gene encoding 50S ribosomal protein L29, yielding MDADKLRNLTDAEMQHQQRELNDQLFRLKFQLKMGQTESLKKIRGLRKDVARIKTLVREKQLGVTHAHHAVAKASPAAAAETAPAVAASAKTKAKAAAKSASKSKAAKPAAKARKK
- the rplP gene encoding 50S ribosomal protein L16, which produces MLMPKKVKYRKQQRGRMRGKAWRGGELSFGDYGLKVMEPGWVTDRQIEASRVAMTRFVKRGGKIWVRLFPDKPVTKKPAETRMGKGKGAPDHWVAVVRPGKVLFEMEGVTRTDAMEALRLASHKLGLRTKFVARTDAH
- the rpsC gene encoding 30S ribosomal protein S3, whose translation is MGQKVHPYGFRLGYTKPWRSRWFVERDYDKLLLEDVKLKDELREKLKSAGVSSVEIERPGNKLRIIIRTARPGIIIGRKGAEIDKLKLELQKRTARDVFIDIQEVHKPELDAQLVSESIALQLEKRVGFRRAMRKSVDSALRFGCKGIKVRVSGRLNGNEIARSEWYLQGRLPLHTLRADIDYGFSEARTTYGVIGVKVWIYRGDILPQKKRQPERAGAGAF